The genomic interval CACATCGTCCACCGCCTCCACGGAAACGGCGGCGTCGTCGACGAAGGCGTCCTCGAGACCGCGAAGGGCGTCGTGCTCGCGGCGCTCACCAACGTCGCCGGCTTCGGCACGCTCGGCCTGGGCGACTACCCCGCGATGCGCAGCATCGGCCTCGTGGCGCTCGTGGGCTCGGTGACGTGCCTGCTCACCGCGCTCACGCTCGTCCCCGCGCTCCTGGCGCGGCGGCAGGAGCGTTCGTGACCCTCTGGCTCGCGTTGCTGCTCGGCCTCGTCGAGGGTCTGACGGAGTTCCTTCCGATCTCCTCCACCGGCCACCTGATCCTCGTCTCCGAGGCGTTCGGGCTCACCGGGCAGCGGGCGGAGGTGTTCGACCTGTTCATCCAGCTCGGCGCGGTCCTCGCGGTCGTCGTCGAGTACCGAAGGCGCCTTTTCGACGCGACCCGTCCCGGGAATCGGGGATTCCTCGTCCGCGTCGGCGTCGCCTTCGTCCCCGCGGCGGTCCTGGGGCTCGTCGCCCACGACTTCATCAGCGAGCGGCTCTTCTCGGCCCGTACCGTCGCCGCGGCGCTGATCGCGGGGGCGGCGCTCATCCTCGTGGTGGAGGCCCTTCCCAGACGCGAGCGGACCGCGACGGCCGAGGCGGCGGGGTTCCGGCAGGCGCTCGGCATCGGCCTCGCGCAGTGCCTGGCGCTCTGGCCGGGATTCTCGCGCTCGGCGGCCACGATCCTCGGCGGCCTGGTCTGCGGGCTCAACCGTCCCGCCGCGACCGAGTTCTCGTTCTTCCTCGCGATCCCCACCCTCGGGAGCGCGACCCTCTACAGCCTGCTCAAGCGGTACCGGGCGCTCGAGCCGGGGGACGCCCTCTACCTCGCCGTCGCGTTCGCGGCGTCCTTCTTCGTCGCCTGGTGGTCGATCCGCTGGCTGCTGCGCTACGTCTCGTCCCATACGCTCCGGCCGTTCGCCTGGTACCGGATCGCCCTCGGGCTGCTCGTGCTCTGGGCAACGCGCTGAGGGACCCCCCGGGCCCAACAAAGGTCCATTGCGCTCCGGGGGGGCTCGCGGTATCAAGCTTCCGCGATGTTCTCCCCCGCGCGCCCGGCCCTCGCCGCCTGGATCGCCCTCGCTCCGGGCGTCGCGGCGGCGTTCCACTCCGGGGGGGTGGGGTCGTGCGAGGGGTGCCACAGCATGCACTCCTCGGACGTCGGGGCTCCCGCGGGGTTCCTGCTGAAGGCGGCCTCACCCACCGACGTCTGCCTCCGGTGCCACCAGACCGAAAACGGCAACACCTGGGGGAACGACGTTCGCGATCCGGGGCCGCAGTACGGCGGCGGCGCCTTCGTGCTCCTGAGGGCGTCGAACCTCAACGACGGGCCGGGCGGCTCGGATCCCCTGGCGACGATCCCGGGGTATCGCGCGGGTCACACCGTGATCTCCTACTCGAACGGCACGACGGCCGACCCCGAGCACGCAACCGCGCCGGGAGGGACCTACCCCTCCTACAACCTGCACTGCACCTCCTGTCACGACCCGCACGGCAAGGGGGGGACGTTCCGCCTGCTCTACGGCAGCGAGAACCCCGAGTCGCGCGTGAACGGCCAGGTCTACCGCTACGTGAACCCGTCGCCGCAAGCGGAGGGGATCCCGCTCGACGGTCCCGGGGAATCCCCCGCCGGCCACGCCGCCTACCGTTCGGGGATGACCGACTGGTGCGCGAACTGTCACGGGTACTACCACGAGAACGGCCTCTCGAGTTTCTCCCACCCCGTGCGCAACGAGCTCGGGATCGACCTCACGAGCACCTACAACGCGTACATGGGGAGCGGCAATCCGACGGGGACCGGCCTCGAGGCCTACATCCCGCAGACCCCGGTGGAGTTCGACGACGCGACGACGACCTTCCGCGGTCCCGTGCCCACGACGGCGAGGATCAGCTGCCTCAGCTGCCACCGCGCGCACGCCTCCTCCGGTCCGAGCTCCGGACGGTGGGACTTCAACATCACCACCTGGGCGGAGGAGGGCGTCCTTTCCGGGACGTGGCCGATCCCGAACCCCTACGAGATGACGACGGGGCCGGCGCAGCGGCGCCTGTGCGAGAAGTGCCACGGGGACGCCGTTCCCGAGTAGGCTTCCGACATGGCCGACCTCGACCCCGACGCATTCCGCAAGGCCGCGCATCGCGTCGCCGATCTCGTCGCCGACTACCTCGAGCGCCTCGAGTCCTACGACGTCGTTCCGAAGATCGCTCCCGGCGACGTCGCGGCGAAGCTCCCCGGGCGTCCACCCGAGAATCCCGAGCCGCTCGAGGACGTTCTCGAGGATTACCTCCGGTGGATCGAGCCGAACGTGACTCACTGGCAGCACCCGATGTTCATGGCCTACTTCCCCAGCGTCGCGTCGGGGCCGGGGATCCTGGGCGAGTGGCTCGCGGCGGGGCTCAACTCGAACGTCATGTTGTGGCGGAACGCGCCGGCCTCGACGGAGCTCGAGCAGGTGACCGTCGCGTGGCTGCGCGAGCTCTTCGGGCTCCCGGCGGTGTTCGACGGGATGTTCACCGACACCGCGTCGATGTCCTCGCTGCTCTCCATCGTCGCCGCGCGCCACGCCGTTCCGGGACTCCACGCCCGCGACGAGGGGATGGCGGGACCCGCGCGGCTGCGCCTCTACGCGTCGACCGAGGCGCACTCGTCGATCGAGAAGGGCGCGATCGTCGCCGGGGTGGGAAAGGCCGGGGTGCGCCGTGTCGACGTCGACGCCGAGTACCGCATGCGCCCCGACGCGCTCGCCGCGGCGATCCGGGAGGACCGCGCCGCGGGGTTCACGCCGTTCTGCGTCGTCGCGACCCTGGGCACGACGTCGTCGACGAGCGTCGATCCGGCGCGCGCGATCGCGGAGATCTGCGCGCGCGAGAAGCTCTGGATGCACGTCGACGCGGCCTACGGCGGCGTGATGGCGGCGATGCCCGAGCACCGGCCGCTTTTCGACGGTTGGGAGCGCGCCGACTCGATCGTCGTGAATCCGCACAAGTGGCTGTGGACGCCGTTCGACGCCTCGCTGCTCCTGTTCCGGGATCCCGCGCACTTCCGCGACGCCTTCAGCCTCGTCCCCGAGTACCTGTCGACCCCCGAGGCCCCGGGCGTCCGCAACTACAACGAATACGGCGTCCAGCTCGGCCGTCGCTTCCGCGCCCTGAAGGTCTGGATGATCCTT from Candidatus Polarisedimenticolaceae bacterium carries:
- a CDS encoding cytochrome c3 family protein, whose protein sequence is MFSPARPALAAWIALAPGVAAAFHSGGVGSCEGCHSMHSSDVGAPAGFLLKAASPTDVCLRCHQTENGNTWGNDVRDPGPQYGGGAFVLLRASNLNDGPGGSDPLATIPGYRAGHTVISYSNGTTADPEHATAPGGTYPSYNLHCTSCHDPHGKGGTFRLLYGSENPESRVNGQVYRYVNPSPQAEGIPLDGPGESPAGHAAYRSGMTDWCANCHGYYHENGLSSFSHPVRNELGIDLTSTYNAYMGSGNPTGTGLEAYIPQTPVEFDDATTTFRGPVPTTARISCLSCHRAHASSGPSSGRWDFNITTWAEEGVLSGTWPIPNPYEMTTGPAQRRLCEKCHGDAVPE
- a CDS encoding undecaprenyl-diphosphate phosphatase; amino-acid sequence: MTLWLALLLGLVEGLTEFLPISSTGHLILVSEAFGLTGQRAEVFDLFIQLGAVLAVVVEYRRRLFDATRPGNRGFLVRVGVAFVPAAVLGLVAHDFISERLFSARTVAAALIAGAALILVVEALPRRERTATAEAAGFRQALGIGLAQCLALWPGFSRSAATILGGLVCGLNRPAATEFSFFLAIPTLGSATLYSLLKRYRALEPGDALYLAVAFAASFFVAWWSIRWLLRYVSSHTLRPFAWYRIALGLLVLWATR
- a CDS encoding pyridoxal-dependent decarboxylase, yielding MADLDPDAFRKAAHRVADLVADYLERLESYDVVPKIAPGDVAAKLPGRPPENPEPLEDVLEDYLRWIEPNVTHWQHPMFMAYFPSVASGPGILGEWLAAGLNSNVMLWRNAPASTELEQVTVAWLRELFGLPAVFDGMFTDTASMSSLLSIVAARHAVPGLHARDEGMAGPARLRLYASTEAHSSIEKGAIVAGVGKAGVRRVDVDAEYRMRPDALAAAIREDRAAGFTPFCVVATLGTTSSTSVDPARAIAEICAREKLWMHVDAAYGGVMAAMPEHRPLFDGWERADSIVVNPHKWLWTPFDASLLLFRDPAHFRDAFSLVPEYLSTPEAPGVRNYNEYGVQLGRRFRALKVWMILRMFGTEGIAAILREHLRYANLLASWVAADPDWELLAPVPMATVCLRCRPEGHPDPDALNRRILDAVNASGRAYLSHTRLAGKLTIRVSIGNPRQTEAHVARIWELLRSAAATQTRIDA